TGGGCGGATCAATGAGGCTTGGTGCTTATAAATGTCAATTAGCAGAGGATAGCTGTGCATATAGAGCTTATAAGAAAAAGATTATCTATGAAAGGCATAGGCATAGATTGGAGTTTAACAATAAATATAGGGATCAATTTGAGCAAAGTGGTATGGTTGTAACAGGAATAAATCCAGAAAATGATTTGGTTGAGATTATTGAAATAAGAACCCATCGTTGGTTTTTGGGATGTCAATTCCATCCAGAATTTAAGTCTAAACCCTTTGATGCACATCCTTTATTTAGTGATTTTATAAAGGCAGCATATAGTTACCATTTAGATAAAAATAGATAATTGCGCTAATTATGGAAATTGGATCAATAAAATATATTAATATATTTAATATTGCAATTACTAATATATTTGAATCAATCTTCAATATAAAGGTGCATAGAAAGGGAATATCTGTAATTGGTGATAACAAAAAGTTAAAAGATCTGACATCAATAATGATTTTAAAGGGTGATCTTTACGGTTTTTCATTAATTAGTTTTTCAAAGAAAGCACTAACGAGGTTATATCTAAACCTATTTGGCAATAATAATATAGATGATATGTTATTAGTAGATTTAAG
This genomic window from Deferribacterota bacterium contains:
- a CDS encoding chemotaxis protein CheX, with the translated sequence MEIGSIKYINIFNIAITNIFESIFNIKVHRKGISVIGDNKKLKDLTSIMILKGDLYGFSLISFSKKALTRLYLNLFGNNNIDDMLLVDLSNEILNMVMGNAKNLIIKNYNKKLVLSSPKQFGGNISKETLISELFIYNSETMILGAYLKESGI